One window of Triticum dicoccoides isolate Atlit2015 ecotype Zavitan chromosome 5A, WEW_v2.0, whole genome shotgun sequence genomic DNA carries:
- the LOC119301966 gene encoding probable galacturonosyltransferase 4: MAGAARGRRCRGAVLLLLVASVLAPLVLYGRSPVPYLPDSTVARGAFDRGAFDRGDGSGSNLVWPQMAASEVSLAKDLTIERLGEHKNRVLSATDDWQAVEVARSHPSEKKIDTWEDPVSRDADQVVAVGNDSAQSTQDGMIKEVVSTDGRADGFRDPGDSRVAEEQDGQGMDEKELQDATELEHKDGSGASENNIAGTDTAGNLTSSLNKESIADTSSDQTTHASANADLATLVSSTDHSATSPDATIRIIKDQLIRAKTYLGVLASRGNHGTAKELRARMKDIQRALGGATDDGMLPQNVHGKIKAMEQTLGRIKRMHDGCSGAVNRLRTSLHSTEGRLQSHRKDANYLAQLAAKSLPKGLHCLPLRLTNEYYSSNSNNKDFPNTEKLEDPQLHHYAVFSDNVLAAAVVVNSTLVHAKKPANHVFHIVTDRLNYAAMKMWFLANPLGEAAVQVQNIEEFTWLNSSYSPVLKQLESSSMIDYYFGSGKARPGENPKFRNPKYLSILNHLRFYLPEIFPKLNKVLFLDDDTVVQQDLSALWSIDLKGKVNGAVETCGESFHRFDKYLNFSNPLIASNFDPHACGWAYGMNMFDLSEWRKQNITDVYHTWQNLNEDRLLWKLGSLPAGLVTFWNRTFPLDRSWHLLGLGYNPNVNEIRRASVIHYNGNLKPWLEIGLSKYRKYWSRHVNYDQVFIRECNINP, translated from the exons ATGGCGGGGGCCGCGCGGGGCCGGCGGTGCCGGGGCGCGGTGCTGCTGCTGCTCGTCGCGTCCGTGCTCGCGCCCCTCGTGCTCTACGGCCGCTCCCCCGTCCCGTACCTCCCGGACTCCACCG TGGCGAGGGGCGCGTTCGATCGGGGCGCGTTCGATCGGGGCGACGGGTCCGGCTCCAATCTGGTGTGGCCGCAAATGGCCGCGTCCGAGGTTTCTCTCGCCAAAG ATTTGACAATTGAGAGGCTAGGGGAGCACAAGAACCGGGTGCTGTCGGCGACTGACGACTGGCAAGCAGTTGAGGTAGCCAGGAGCCATCCATCAGAAAAGAAAATTGATACCTGGGAGGACCCTGTGTCGCGAGATGCTGATCAGGTGGTTGCTGTGGGAAATGACAGTGCTCAGTCTACACAGGATGGCATGATAAAGGAAGTTGTTAGCACCGACGGACGAGCAGATGGATTTCGTGATCCCGGCGATAGCAGGGTAGCTGAAGAGCAGGACGGACAAGGGATGGATGAAAAAGAGTTGCAGGATGCAACTGAGCTAGAGCACAAAGATGGATCTGGCGCATCTGAGAATAACATTGCTGGAACAGATACTGCTGGAAATCTGACATCGTCTTTGAATAAG GAAAGCATTGCTGATACATCATCTGATCAAACTACACATGCTAGTGCCAATGCTGATCTCGCCACATTAGTGAGTAGCACTGATCATTCCGCAACTTCCCCAGATGCTACAATCCGCATCATCAAGGATCAATTGATAAGAGCAAAGACATATCTTGGTGTTCTAGCTTCTAGAGGAAATCATGGTACCGCCAAGGAGTTACGTGCACGAATGAAGGATATCCAACGAGCACTTGGTGGTGCAACCGATGATGGGATGCTTCCTCAGAA TGTCCATGGCAAAATAAAAGCGATGGAGCAGACGCTGGGTAGGATCAAGAGAATGCATGATGGTTGCTCAGGTGCTGTGAACAGGCTCCGTACAAGCCTTCACTCAACAGAGGGGCGTCTTCAATCTCACAGAAAAGATGCCAACTATCTAGCTCAACTAGCAGCAAAATCTTTACCCAAAGGACTCCATTGTCTCCCATTGCGGCTTACAAATGAATATTATTCCAGCAACTCCAACAATAAGGATTTTCCAAATACGGAAAAGTTGGAAGACCCTCAACTCCATCACTATGCTGTTTTCTCAGATAATGTATTGGCTGCTGCAGTGGTTGTGAACTCCACTCTTGTTCATGCTAAG AAACCAGCAAACCATGTCTTCCACATTGTGACAGATAGGCTTAACTACGCTGCAATGAAGATGTGGTTCTTGGCTAATCCCTTGGGTGAAGCTGCGGTTCAGGTTCAGAACATTGAAGAGTTTACCTGGCTGAACTCAAGCTACAGCCCAGTTCTGAAGCAGTTGGAATCCAGTTCGATGATTGATTACTACTTCGGGAGTGGGAAGGCTAGGCCGGGTGAAAATCCCAAATTCCGGAACCCAAAATACCTGTCGATTCTCAATCATCTGAGGTTCTATCTCCCTGAGATATTCCCGAAGCTTAACAAGGTGTTATTTCTAGACGATGATACCGTGGTGCAGCAGGACCTAAGTGCGCTTTGGTCGATAGATCTCAAAGGCAAGGTCAATGGTGCTGTTGAGACCTGTGGAGAGAGCTTCCACAGGTTTGATAAATACCTCAACTTCTCCAATCCTCTAATTGCCAGCAATTTTGATCCACATGCTTGCGGTTGGGCATATGGCATGAACATGTTTGATTTGTCGGAGTGGAGAAAGCAAAACATCACCGACGTCTACCACACCTGGCAGAACCTG AATGAAGACAGGCTACTATGGAAGCTAGGCAGCCTCCCTGCAGGCCTTGTGACGTTCTGGAACCGCACTTTCCCCCTCGATCGCTCGTGGCATCTATTGGGGCTCGGGTACAACCCAAACGTCAACGAGATCAGGCGGGCATCCGTCATTCACTACAATGGGAACCTGAAACCCTGGCTTGAGATCGGACTGTCGAAATACCGAAAATACTGGTCGAGGCATGTCAATTACGATCAAGTGTTCATACGGGAGTGCAATATAAACCCCTGA